TAGAACATGGAAGTTCAACCGAAGAAGGACATGAGCACCATTTACGGTCCATTAACCGTATACGCCGTTTGGGTAGCATTAAAAATGCAGTCGACAAAGGCGTATTGAATTCAGGAATTATGTATGAGTGTGTCAAAAATGATGTGACCTTCCTGTTGGCAGGTAGCATTCGCGATGATGGACCTTTACCGGATGTAATTACTGACTCCGTAGAAGCGCAACGCAAAATGCGCGAGTTGGTGCAGGGGGTCTCGTTCTGTTTGATGATTGCCACAACACTCCATTCCATCGCTGTTGGTAATCTATTACCCGCCAGTGTGAAAGTAGTTTGTGTTGATATCAATCCGGCCACTGTCACAAAACTGGCCGATCGAGGAACTTTTCAGACCATTGGCCTGGTGACGGATGTCGAGCCTTTTTTAAGAGTCTTACTGGATGAAATCAATAAATCCGAGTGAATGTTTTCTTTGATGAATCATTCGCTATAATGATACTTGAAGAATGTCTGAAACATATTCTCCCCTTAAAAGAATCATACAATACACCCCATCGGGATTAATTCGATGACAGAATCGACACAGAAAAATTATCATCTCGCTGATTTTTCTCAAATAGAAGGCACTTCATGCCCCTGTGGTACTGCACGACGCGCTTTTGCTGATGTACCTGAGTTTCCTGGTACCTTACATGTGACAGAAATATCCGAGACTGCGGAACTGCATTATCATCGAAAGCTAACAGAAACCTATTACTTCCTTGAATGTGGCGAAGATGCCCAGATGCAATTGGACGATGAACTGATTTCAGTCAAGGCCGGTATGTCAATCGTCATACCACCGGGAGTGCGTCATCGGGCTATTGGAACGATGAAAATCATCAATATCGTCTTCCCCAAATTTGACCCGGAAGATGAATGGCTCGACTAATATTTGAGTCAGGCGAGATTGTTCTCGTTACAATAAGGGCATGACTCACCGTAGATGACTTTCCCACAGTTGGTACATTCATGCGCACCATGCGTGGGGCGATCAGGAGTCACCCACCGTTGATATGCTAAAAAAGCGAAGACGACCCCGACAAAACCAGCAAAAAATATTGCGGGCGCTTCAGTACCATAAGAATTGATAATGACAAAAATAGTGGCAAGAGCACAAATTAAAAAAATGATCGCATCCCGCACGCGATCGCGTTGGTGGTCACTGGAGTCATAGATATTTTTGCCTTGCTGCTGCAAAATCTGACCCAACAATTTATCGCGTTCGCTTTTTAGCTGTTTTGCTTCATCAGTGGCTCCTACGGCTGATAATAACCGGGAAGCGGTATCGAGAATCCGCAGAGTATCTTGCGTTTTTATCTGGCTTTGATGCGCCCAGCGATTTCGATATTCTCTAAGTTCACCAACATAACTTCTCTCCAGTGGAGTTAAGCGATTGCGAAAGACACTATTCCAATGGTCCCACAAGATCAAGAGAGTTGAATGGGCATCCCAACGAATGGCATCACCCGATGGTTGAGATGTAATTGGAGAATTCCGAAAACTCTCTTTAG
The Gimesia aquarii DNA segment above includes these coding regions:
- a CDS encoding cupin domain-containing protein is translated as MTESTQKNYHLADFSQIEGTSCPCGTARRAFADVPEFPGTLHVTEISETAELHYHRKLTETYYFLECGEDAQMQLDDELISVKAGMSIVIPPGVRHRAIGTMKIINIVFPKFDPEDEWLD
- a CDS encoding Swt1 family HEPN domain-containing protein, whose protein sequence is MRSRRFKGEFVAGDNERIKLTLDLLGSGLFPIIEQEMKAVYQDDWIDRAKESFRNSPITSQPSGDAIRWDAHSTLLILWDHWNSVFRNRLTPLERSYVGELREYRNRWAHQSQIKTQDTLRILDTASRLLSAVGATDEAKQLKSERDKLLGQILQQQGKNIYDSSDHQRDRVRDAIIFLICALATIFVIINSYGTEAPAIFFAGFVGVVFAFLAYQRWVTPDRPTHGAHECTNCGKVIYGESCPYCNENNLA